A single genomic interval of Musa acuminata AAA Group cultivar baxijiao chromosome BXJ3-4, Cavendish_Baxijiao_AAA, whole genome shotgun sequence harbors:
- the LOC135635286 gene encoding E3 ubiquitin protein ligase DRIP2-like isoform X3 has product MGTSETEEAEAPTAGPAQVVRVKRERLVARMTCPICHKLLRDATTISECLHTFCRKCIYEKLNEEEADCCPVCNIPLGCVPVEKLRADHNLQDLRAKIFPLKKKKAGAPDTVPSIELPVKRKEISLSSLVVNSPRIATQTGLTGRRKKVVGSRAATIHGRNPATGEFNKNENDIVDKSAKKSSTNGNPSRLIPSRKQASSGAEISNNLANKNIENGGKLLVDKAELWKPLNCLVEAANRTKSFRSSPHKSVIKAEEKNVSDSEVNINKTRVEEHIHKSEVKDENFDNVKMPPMTAKARRIKGVGQKRRKLANSIQMLPDAANAQSDRRITPLWFSLVASFDQTGDSSLPQISTSYLRIKDGNVPVSYIQKYLVVKLNLVSEAEQS; this is encoded by the exons ATGGGGACCTCGGAGACGGAGGAGGCGGAGGCGCCGACGGCCGGGCCGGCGCAGGTAGTTAGGGTGAAGCGGGAGCGTCTGGTAGCGCGAATGACATGCCCCATCTGCCACAAGCTCCTCCGGGACGCCACCACCATCTCCGAGTGCCTCCATACGT TTTGCAGGAAGTGTATATATGAGAAACTTAATGAAGAAGAGGCAGATTGCTGCCctgtatgcaatattcctctgggTTGTGTACCTGTAGAAAAGCTCAG AGCTGATCACAATCTGCAAGATTTGAGAGCAAAGATATTTCCTCTCAAGAAAAAGAAGGCTGGAGCTCCTGATACAGTTCCTTCCATTGAACTgcctgttaaaagaaaagaaatatctcTTTCTTCATTGGTGGTGAACAGTCCTCGAATTGCTACACAAACTGGTCTGACAGGAAGGCGAAAAAAAGTAGTTGGCAGTAGGGCTGCCACAATTCATGGACGGAATCCTGCTACTGGTGAATTCAATAAAAATGAGAATGATATTGTTGATAAGTCAGCCAAAAAGTCAAGCACAAATGGGAATCCAAGCAGGCTGATCCCAAGCAGAAAACAG GCTTCTTCGGGTGCCGAGATATCCAACAACCTTGCTAATAAAAATATAGAGAATGGTGGAAAACTCCTTGTGGATAAGGCAGAGCTTTGGAAACCCCTAAATTGTTTGGTTGAAGCCGCAAATAGAACAAAGTCTTTTAGGTCCAGCCCACACAAATCTGTTATTAAGGCAGAGGAAAAAAATGTTTCTGATAGTGAAGTAAATATTAACAAAACCAGGGTTGAGGAACATATTCATAAGTCCGAAGTAAAAGATGAGAACTTTGACAATGTTAAAATGCCTCCAATGACAGCAAAGGCCAGAAGGATAAAGGGAGTCGGCCAGAAAAGGAGGAAACTTGCGAACTCCATTCAAATGTTGCCTGATGCTGCAAATGCTCAAAGTGATAGGAGGATAACTCCATTGTGGTTTTCCTTAGTTGCTTCTTTTGACCA GACAGGAGATTCCTCATTGCCCCAGATATCAACTAGTTATTTAAGGATAAA AGATGGCAATGTGCCAGTTTCATACATTCAAAAGTACCTCGTCGTGAAGCTTAATCTTGTCAGTGAAGCCGAG CAATCATAG
- the LOC103981965 gene encoding probable prefoldin subunit 4 → MMVPMFQETCAGLTRQLMNCCDAPQIAGKGVEELIRSSSADRFGAACGSSSEASVPKMQKGEGSEAQVTWEDQQNINKFGRLNNRFHELEDEIKVAKETNENLEDASNELILSDEDIVRFQIGEVFAHVPREEVENRLEKMKEDASKELEKLEEEKESILAQMAELKKILYGKFKDSINLEED, encoded by the exons ATGATGGTGCCGATGTTCCAAGAaacttgtgcaggattaactcggCAGTTGATGAATTGTTGTGACGCCCCTCAAATTGCTGGAAAAG GAGTGGAAGAATTAATTAGGTCATCGTCGGCGGACAGGTTCGGAGCCGCGTGTGGTTCGTCGAGCGAGGCATCGGTTCCAAAGATGCAGAAG GGCGAAGGATCGGAGGCTCAAGTGACCTGGGAAGATCAGCAGAACATCAACAAGTTTGGGAGGTTGAACAACAGGTTCCACGAGCTCGAGGACGAGATCAAAGTGGCCAAG GAAACAAATGAAAATTTGGAGGATGCCAGCAATGAGCTAATTTTATCTGATGAGGACATTGTGAGGTTCCAAATCGGGGAGGTGTTTGCTCATGTGCCACGCGAAGAAGTTGAAAACAGATTGGAAAAGATGAAGGAGGATGCCAGCAAGGAACTCGAAAAGCTAGAGGAAGAAAAGGAATCCATCCTTGCGCAGATGGCTGAACTGAAGAAGATCTTGTATGGGAAGTTCAAGGACTCCATTAATTTGGAGGAAGATTAG
- the LOC135635286 gene encoding E3 ubiquitin protein ligase DRIP2-like isoform X2: MGTSETEEAEAPTAGPAQVVRVKRERLVARMTCPICHKLLRDATTISECLHTFCRKCIYEKLNEEEADCCPVCNIPLGCVPVEKLRADHNLQDLRAKIFPLKKKKAGAPDTVPSIELPVKRKEISLSSLVVNSPRIATQTGLTGRRKKVVGSRAATIHGRNPATGEFNKNENDIVDKSAKKSSTNGNPSRLIPSRKQASSGAEISNNLANKNIENGGKLLVDKAELWKPLNCLVEAANRTKSFRSSPHKSVIKAEEKNVSDSEVNINKTRVEEHIHKSEVKDENFDNVKMPPMTAKARRIKGVGQKRRKLANSIQMLPDAANAQSDRRITPLWFSLVASFDQDGNVPVSYIQKYLVVKLNLVSEAEVEITCRGEMVRPTMSLHSLVRQWLQGGTPQRLQAVIGTSAKEFVVVLGYRRCRLSAQ, translated from the exons ATGGGGACCTCGGAGACGGAGGAGGCGGAGGCGCCGACGGCCGGGCCGGCGCAGGTAGTTAGGGTGAAGCGGGAGCGTCTGGTAGCGCGAATGACATGCCCCATCTGCCACAAGCTCCTCCGGGACGCCACCACCATCTCCGAGTGCCTCCATACGT TTTGCAGGAAGTGTATATATGAGAAACTTAATGAAGAAGAGGCAGATTGCTGCCctgtatgcaatattcctctgggTTGTGTACCTGTAGAAAAGCTCAG AGCTGATCACAATCTGCAAGATTTGAGAGCAAAGATATTTCCTCTCAAGAAAAAGAAGGCTGGAGCTCCTGATACAGTTCCTTCCATTGAACTgcctgttaaaagaaaagaaatatctcTTTCTTCATTGGTGGTGAACAGTCCTCGAATTGCTACACAAACTGGTCTGACAGGAAGGCGAAAAAAAGTAGTTGGCAGTAGGGCTGCCACAATTCATGGACGGAATCCTGCTACTGGTGAATTCAATAAAAATGAGAATGATATTGTTGATAAGTCAGCCAAAAAGTCAAGCACAAATGGGAATCCAAGCAGGCTGATCCCAAGCAGAAAACAG GCTTCTTCGGGTGCCGAGATATCCAACAACCTTGCTAATAAAAATATAGAGAATGGTGGAAAACTCCTTGTGGATAAGGCAGAGCTTTGGAAACCCCTAAATTGTTTGGTTGAAGCCGCAAATAGAACAAAGTCTTTTAGGTCCAGCCCACACAAATCTGTTATTAAGGCAGAGGAAAAAAATGTTTCTGATAGTGAAGTAAATATTAACAAAACCAGGGTTGAGGAACATATTCATAAGTCCGAAGTAAAAGATGAGAACTTTGACAATGTTAAAATGCCTCCAATGACAGCAAAGGCCAGAAGGATAAAGGGAGTCGGCCAGAAAAGGAGGAAACTTGCGAACTCCATTCAAATGTTGCCTGATGCTGCAAATGCTCAAAGTGATAGGAGGATAACTCCATTGTGGTTTTCCTTAGTTGCTTCTTTTGACCA AGATGGCAATGTGCCAGTTTCATACATTCAAAAGTACCTCGTCGTGAAGCTTAATCTTGTCAGTGAAGCCGAG GTGGAAATCACATGTCGTGGCGAAATGGTGAGGCCCACGATGTCTCTGCACAGCTTAGTAAGACAGTGGCTGCAAGGGGGAACACCACAGAGGTTGCAGGCAGTTATTGGGACATCAGCCAAAGAATTCGTGGTAGTGCTAGGCTACAGGCGTTGCAGGCTTTCAGCTCAATGA
- the LOC135635286 gene encoding E3 ubiquitin protein ligase DRIP2-like isoform X4 codes for MGTSETEEAEAPTAGPAQVVRVKRERLVARMTCPICHKLLRDATTISECLHTFCRKCIYEKLNEEEADCCPVCNIPLGCVPVEKLRADHNLQDLRAKIFPLKKKKAGAPDTVPSIELPVKRKEISLSSLVVNSPRIATQTGLTGRRKKVVGSRAATIHGRNPATGEFNKNENDIVDKSAKKSSTNGNPSRLIPSRKQASSGAEISNNLANKNIENGGKLLVDKAELWKPLNCLVEAANRTKSFRSSPHKSVIKAEEKNVSDSEVNINKTRVEEHIHKSEVKDENFDNVKMPPMTAKARRIKGVGQKRRKLANSIQMLPDAANAQSDRRITPLWFSLVASFDQDGNVPVSYIQKYLVVKLNLVSEAEQS; via the exons ATGGGGACCTCGGAGACGGAGGAGGCGGAGGCGCCGACGGCCGGGCCGGCGCAGGTAGTTAGGGTGAAGCGGGAGCGTCTGGTAGCGCGAATGACATGCCCCATCTGCCACAAGCTCCTCCGGGACGCCACCACCATCTCCGAGTGCCTCCATACGT TTTGCAGGAAGTGTATATATGAGAAACTTAATGAAGAAGAGGCAGATTGCTGCCctgtatgcaatattcctctgggTTGTGTACCTGTAGAAAAGCTCAG AGCTGATCACAATCTGCAAGATTTGAGAGCAAAGATATTTCCTCTCAAGAAAAAGAAGGCTGGAGCTCCTGATACAGTTCCTTCCATTGAACTgcctgttaaaagaaaagaaatatctcTTTCTTCATTGGTGGTGAACAGTCCTCGAATTGCTACACAAACTGGTCTGACAGGAAGGCGAAAAAAAGTAGTTGGCAGTAGGGCTGCCACAATTCATGGACGGAATCCTGCTACTGGTGAATTCAATAAAAATGAGAATGATATTGTTGATAAGTCAGCCAAAAAGTCAAGCACAAATGGGAATCCAAGCAGGCTGATCCCAAGCAGAAAACAG GCTTCTTCGGGTGCCGAGATATCCAACAACCTTGCTAATAAAAATATAGAGAATGGTGGAAAACTCCTTGTGGATAAGGCAGAGCTTTGGAAACCCCTAAATTGTTTGGTTGAAGCCGCAAATAGAACAAAGTCTTTTAGGTCCAGCCCACACAAATCTGTTATTAAGGCAGAGGAAAAAAATGTTTCTGATAGTGAAGTAAATATTAACAAAACCAGGGTTGAGGAACATATTCATAAGTCCGAAGTAAAAGATGAGAACTTTGACAATGTTAAAATGCCTCCAATGACAGCAAAGGCCAGAAGGATAAAGGGAGTCGGCCAGAAAAGGAGGAAACTTGCGAACTCCATTCAAATGTTGCCTGATGCTGCAAATGCTCAAAGTGATAGGAGGATAACTCCATTGTGGTTTTCCTTAGTTGCTTCTTTTGACCA AGATGGCAATGTGCCAGTTTCATACATTCAAAAGTACCTCGTCGTGAAGCTTAATCTTGTCAGTGAAGCCGAG CAATCATAG
- the LOC135635286 gene encoding E3 ubiquitin protein ligase DRIP2-like isoform X1 — MGTSETEEAEAPTAGPAQVVRVKRERLVARMTCPICHKLLRDATTISECLHTFCRKCIYEKLNEEEADCCPVCNIPLGCVPVEKLRADHNLQDLRAKIFPLKKKKAGAPDTVPSIELPVKRKEISLSSLVVNSPRIATQTGLTGRRKKVVGSRAATIHGRNPATGEFNKNENDIVDKSAKKSSTNGNPSRLIPSRKQASSGAEISNNLANKNIENGGKLLVDKAELWKPLNCLVEAANRTKSFRSSPHKSVIKAEEKNVSDSEVNINKTRVEEHIHKSEVKDENFDNVKMPPMTAKARRIKGVGQKRRKLANSIQMLPDAANAQSDRRITPLWFSLVASFDQTGDSSLPQISTSYLRIKDGNVPVSYIQKYLVVKLNLVSEAEVEITCRGEMVRPTMSLHSLVRQWLQGGTPQRLQAVIGTSAKEFVVVLGYRRCRLSAQ, encoded by the exons ATGGGGACCTCGGAGACGGAGGAGGCGGAGGCGCCGACGGCCGGGCCGGCGCAGGTAGTTAGGGTGAAGCGGGAGCGTCTGGTAGCGCGAATGACATGCCCCATCTGCCACAAGCTCCTCCGGGACGCCACCACCATCTCCGAGTGCCTCCATACGT TTTGCAGGAAGTGTATATATGAGAAACTTAATGAAGAAGAGGCAGATTGCTGCCctgtatgcaatattcctctgggTTGTGTACCTGTAGAAAAGCTCAG AGCTGATCACAATCTGCAAGATTTGAGAGCAAAGATATTTCCTCTCAAGAAAAAGAAGGCTGGAGCTCCTGATACAGTTCCTTCCATTGAACTgcctgttaaaagaaaagaaatatctcTTTCTTCATTGGTGGTGAACAGTCCTCGAATTGCTACACAAACTGGTCTGACAGGAAGGCGAAAAAAAGTAGTTGGCAGTAGGGCTGCCACAATTCATGGACGGAATCCTGCTACTGGTGAATTCAATAAAAATGAGAATGATATTGTTGATAAGTCAGCCAAAAAGTCAAGCACAAATGGGAATCCAAGCAGGCTGATCCCAAGCAGAAAACAG GCTTCTTCGGGTGCCGAGATATCCAACAACCTTGCTAATAAAAATATAGAGAATGGTGGAAAACTCCTTGTGGATAAGGCAGAGCTTTGGAAACCCCTAAATTGTTTGGTTGAAGCCGCAAATAGAACAAAGTCTTTTAGGTCCAGCCCACACAAATCTGTTATTAAGGCAGAGGAAAAAAATGTTTCTGATAGTGAAGTAAATATTAACAAAACCAGGGTTGAGGAACATATTCATAAGTCCGAAGTAAAAGATGAGAACTTTGACAATGTTAAAATGCCTCCAATGACAGCAAAGGCCAGAAGGATAAAGGGAGTCGGCCAGAAAAGGAGGAAACTTGCGAACTCCATTCAAATGTTGCCTGATGCTGCAAATGCTCAAAGTGATAGGAGGATAACTCCATTGTGGTTTTCCTTAGTTGCTTCTTTTGACCA GACAGGAGATTCCTCATTGCCCCAGATATCAACTAGTTATTTAAGGATAAA AGATGGCAATGTGCCAGTTTCATACATTCAAAAGTACCTCGTCGTGAAGCTTAATCTTGTCAGTGAAGCCGAG GTGGAAATCACATGTCGTGGCGAAATGGTGAGGCCCACGATGTCTCTGCACAGCTTAGTAAGACAGTGGCTGCAAGGGGGAACACCACAGAGGTTGCAGGCAGTTATTGGGACATCAGCCAAAGAATTCGTGGTAGTGCTAGGCTACAGGCGTTGCAGGCTTTCAGCTCAATGA